The following coding sequences are from one Primulina eburnea isolate SZY01 chromosome 15, ASM2296580v1, whole genome shotgun sequence window:
- the LOC140813931 gene encoding protein EI24 homolog isoform X2, translating into MDARIRNLMGNTPKLKQASSLWLEGFREACCLHRVIIYCLRSKELAIRTGQCFLLNGFIFLGSILVLRSVVIPTIAWLLPDGYPHIYLEEPCWGIFGFYSYLRFGLIQLFYVFWFYPMYIFSFILSTIWYNDIAKYGFFAIEKYQTSGSRSSVQKDAHDSLTKTNSDTATDIEGLMIGIAEQIYSILLLSFFFLQVYVTGFVPYIGKALNFLLLSWMYKWNYSGLSLDKRLDFFESNWPFFAGFGSPCVLAVFFLSPLVSYGVMATLYPLFVLTATGSEADKVIASQRKKWKGAGLGRVPIFVSANYLSLKVLSLFPIKHRPQEVHDQ; encoded by the exons ATGGATGCGAGAATAAGAAATTTGATGGGCAACACGCCAAAGTTAAAGCAGGCTTCATCACTGTGGCTGGAGGGTTTCAGGGAAGCTTGCTGTCTTCATCGTGTCATCATCTACTGTCTCAG GTCTAAAGAACTTGCCATCCGGACCGGGCAGTGTTTCCTCTTGAATGGTTTCATTTTCTTGGGAAG TATATTGGTTTTAAGATCAGTTGTCATTCCAACTATTGCATGGTTATTGCCTGATGGATACCCGCACATTTACTTGGAAGAACCATGTTGGGGTATTTTCGGATTCTATTCCTACTTACGATTTGGACTGATCCAACTCTTTTAT GTATTTTGGTTCTATCCGATGTACATATTCAGCTTTATTCTTAGCACCATCtg GTACAATGACATTGCGAAGTATGGTTTTTTTGCCATTGAGAAGTACCAAACTTCTGGTTCTAGGTCATCTGTCCAGAAGGATGCACATGATTCCTTGACAAAAACTAACAGTGATACAGCAACTGACATAGAGGG CTTAATGATTGGGATAGCTGAACAGATCTATTCAATACTGCTGTTGAGTTTCTTCTTCCTACAA GTATATGTTACTGGATTCGTCCCATACATTGGAAAGGCCCTTAATTTTCTGCTCCTTTCTTGGAT GTATAAATGGAATTATTCTGGTTTGAGTTTGGACAAACGGCTGGACTTCTTCGAATCCAACTGGCCATTTTTTGCCGGTTTTG GAAGCCCTTGTGTCCTGGCAGTATTCTTTCTCTCTCCCCTTGTGAGCTATGGGGTTATGGCGACACTCTATCCATTA TTTGTTTTGACTGCCACAGGCTCGGAAGCAGACAAAGTCATTGCTTCTCAAAGAAAGAAATGGAAAGGTGCAGGATTGGGAAGGGTTCCGATATTTGTTTCTGCTAATTACTTGTC GTTGAAAGTGTTGTCTCTCTTCCCCATCAAGCATCGCCCGCAGGAAGTGCACGATCAGTAA
- the LOC140813931 gene encoding protein EI24 homolog isoform X1, producing MDARIRNLMGNTPKLKQASSLWLEGFREACCLHRVIIYCLRSKELAIRTGQCFLLNGFIFLGSILVLRSVVIPTIAWLLPDGYPHIYLEEPCWGIFGFYSYLRFGLIQLFYVFWFYPMYIFSFILSTIWYNDIAKYGFFAIEKYQTSGSRSSVQKDAHDSLTKTNSDTATDIEGLMIGIAEQIYSILLLSFFFLQVYVTGFVPYIGKALNFLLLSWMYAYYCFEYKWNYSGLSLDKRLDFFESNWPFFAGFGSPCVLAVFFLSPLVSYGVMATLYPLFVLTATGSEADKVIASQRKKWKGAGLGRVPIFVSANYLSLKVLSLFPIKHRPQEVHDQ from the exons ATGGATGCGAGAATAAGAAATTTGATGGGCAACACGCCAAAGTTAAAGCAGGCTTCATCACTGTGGCTGGAGGGTTTCAGGGAAGCTTGCTGTCTTCATCGTGTCATCATCTACTGTCTCAG GTCTAAAGAACTTGCCATCCGGACCGGGCAGTGTTTCCTCTTGAATGGTTTCATTTTCTTGGGAAG TATATTGGTTTTAAGATCAGTTGTCATTCCAACTATTGCATGGTTATTGCCTGATGGATACCCGCACATTTACTTGGAAGAACCATGTTGGGGTATTTTCGGATTCTATTCCTACTTACGATTTGGACTGATCCAACTCTTTTAT GTATTTTGGTTCTATCCGATGTACATATTCAGCTTTATTCTTAGCACCATCtg GTACAATGACATTGCGAAGTATGGTTTTTTTGCCATTGAGAAGTACCAAACTTCTGGTTCTAGGTCATCTGTCCAGAAGGATGCACATGATTCCTTGACAAAAACTAACAGTGATACAGCAACTGACATAGAGGG CTTAATGATTGGGATAGCTGAACAGATCTATTCAATACTGCTGTTGAGTTTCTTCTTCCTACAA GTATATGTTACTGGATTCGTCCCATACATTGGAAAGGCCCTTAATTTTCTGCTCCTTTCTTGGATGTATGCATATTATTGTTTTGA GTATAAATGGAATTATTCTGGTTTGAGTTTGGACAAACGGCTGGACTTCTTCGAATCCAACTGGCCATTTTTTGCCGGTTTTG GAAGCCCTTGTGTCCTGGCAGTATTCTTTCTCTCTCCCCTTGTGAGCTATGGGGTTATGGCGACACTCTATCCATTA TTTGTTTTGACTGCCACAGGCTCGGAAGCAGACAAAGTCATTGCTTCTCAAAGAAAGAAATGGAAAGGTGCAGGATTGGGAAGGGTTCCGATATTTGTTTCTGCTAATTACTTGTC GTTGAAAGTGTTGTCTCTCTTCCCCATCAAGCATCGCCCGCAGGAAGTGCACGATCAGTAA
- the LOC140813931 gene encoding protein EI24 homolog isoform X3, producing MDARIRNLMGNTPKLKQASSLWLEGFREACCLHRVIIYCLRSKELAIRTGQCFLLNGFIFLGSILVLRSVVIPTIAWLLPDGYPHIYLEEPCWGIFGFYSYLRFGLIQLFYVFWFYPMYIFSFILSTIWYNDIAKYGFFAIEKYQTSGSRSSVQKDAHDSLTKTNSDTATDIEGLMIGIAEQIYSILLLSFFFLQVYVTGFVPYIGKALNFLLLSWMYAYYCFEYKWNYSGLSLDKRLDFFESNWPFFAGFGSPCVLAVFFLSPLVSYGVMATLYPLFVLTATGSEADKVIASQRKKWKGAGLGRVPIFVSANYLS from the exons ATGGATGCGAGAATAAGAAATTTGATGGGCAACACGCCAAAGTTAAAGCAGGCTTCATCACTGTGGCTGGAGGGTTTCAGGGAAGCTTGCTGTCTTCATCGTGTCATCATCTACTGTCTCAG GTCTAAAGAACTTGCCATCCGGACCGGGCAGTGTTTCCTCTTGAATGGTTTCATTTTCTTGGGAAG TATATTGGTTTTAAGATCAGTTGTCATTCCAACTATTGCATGGTTATTGCCTGATGGATACCCGCACATTTACTTGGAAGAACCATGTTGGGGTATTTTCGGATTCTATTCCTACTTACGATTTGGACTGATCCAACTCTTTTAT GTATTTTGGTTCTATCCGATGTACATATTCAGCTTTATTCTTAGCACCATCtg GTACAATGACATTGCGAAGTATGGTTTTTTTGCCATTGAGAAGTACCAAACTTCTGGTTCTAGGTCATCTGTCCAGAAGGATGCACATGATTCCTTGACAAAAACTAACAGTGATACAGCAACTGACATAGAGGG CTTAATGATTGGGATAGCTGAACAGATCTATTCAATACTGCTGTTGAGTTTCTTCTTCCTACAA GTATATGTTACTGGATTCGTCCCATACATTGGAAAGGCCCTTAATTTTCTGCTCCTTTCTTGGATGTATGCATATTATTGTTTTGA GTATAAATGGAATTATTCTGGTTTGAGTTTGGACAAACGGCTGGACTTCTTCGAATCCAACTGGCCATTTTTTGCCGGTTTTG GAAGCCCTTGTGTCCTGGCAGTATTCTTTCTCTCTCCCCTTGTGAGCTATGGGGTTATGGCGACACTCTATCCATTA TTTGTTTTGACTGCCACAGGCTCGGAAGCAGACAAAGTCATTGCTTCTCAAAGAAAGAAATGGAAAGGTGCAGGATTGGGAAGGGTTCCGATATTTGTTTCTGCTAATTACTTGTCGTAA